Proteins encoded within one genomic window of Platichthys flesus chromosome 13, fPlaFle2.1, whole genome shotgun sequence:
- the ehhadh gene encoding peroxisomal bifunctional enzyme isoform X2: MSGPPLVPMIHAIEVAHKPVVAAIEGSAFGGGLELALGCHYRIAHSKAKLGLPEVTLGLLPAAGGSQRLPRLIGVPAALDLITTGRHITAAEALKLGVVDQVTAHSTVDVAVKFALSVAGKPLDGRRISSLPCPRPPNMDALFEGVMKKVRQSARGAIAPIACVQAVRAAATLPYDQGMERERELMASLFTSSQARALQYSFFAQRAVARWSMPSGARWDTSKPRPVHKAAVIGLGTMGRGIAVALAQTGLSVVAVETQEKQLMAAKQEMSGMLERGAKRRGVAPALDKICYSPDIKAVADADLVIEAVFEDMALKEKVFQQLSALCKPGTLLCTNTSGLDVDHLASQTRSPELVVGMHFFAPAHVMKLLEVVYGSKSSPQALATAMQLGKKMGKVSVAVGNCRGFVGNRMLKPYSEQAFFLLEEGATPELVDGALEDFGFPMGLFRMSDLSGLDVGWRIRKADGLGKSSGQQARIRQGSRYSPLGDFLCEQGRFGQKTGRGWYQYDKPGGRVARPDPWLHSFLEEYRAQHGLVARRIDHQEVLERCLYSLINEGFRILEDGIAAGPEEIDIIYVFGYGWPRHRGGPMFYASMVGLEKVLARLEFYHEAHPDVPYLQPCNLLKRLVASGSPPVHKWREVVKKLHSQL, encoded by the exons ATGTCCGGGCCTCCACTTGTGCCGATGATCCACGCCATCGAGGTTGCACACAAACCGGTGGTGGCGGCCATAGAGGGGAGCGCTTTCGGAGGAGGGCTTGAGCTGGCACTTGGCTGCCATTATCGAATCGCACACTCCAAA GCCAAACTTGGTCTTCCAGAGGTGACACTGGGTCTGCTCCCAGCTGCAGGGGGATCCCAGCGTCTCCCAAGGCTCATCGGGGTCCCAGCTGCCTTAGACCTCATCACCACAG GCCGCCATATCACTGCCGCTGAGGCCCTGAAACTCGGAGTAGTGGATCAGGTTACTGCTCACAGCACCGTGGATGTAGCAGTGAAGTTTGCTCTGAGTGTGGCAG GAAAACCGCTGGATGGCCGTCGTATAAGCAGCTTACCGTGTCCTCGCCCGCCCAACATGGATGCTCTGTTTGAGGGCGTGATGAAGAAGGTGCGCCAGAGCGCCCGCGGAGCCATAGCACCGATTGCGTGTGTCCAGGCGGTCCGGGCGGCCGCCACCCTGCCCTATGATCAGGGCATGGAGCGGGAGAGAGAGCTGATGGCCAGTCTCTTCACCTCCAGCCAGGCCCGTGCCCTGCAGTACAGCTTCTTCGCTCAGAGGGCCGTCGCCAGGTGGAGCATGCCCAGTGGAGCCCGCTGGGACACGAGCAAGCCTAGGCCTGTGCATAAAGCAGCTGTCATCG GTCTTGGCACCATGGGGAGAGGCATAGCGGTGGCCCTGGCCCAGACGGGGTTGTCTGTGGTCGCGGTGGAGAcccaggagaagcagctgatggCGGCCAAGCAGGAGATGTCGGGCATGTTAGAGCGAGGGGCTAAGAGACGTGGCGTGGCCCCTGCGCTCGATAAGATCTGTTACAGCCCCGACATCAAGGCTGTGGCTGATGCCGACCTGGTCATCGAGGCTGTGTTTGAAGACATGGCTCTGAAGGAGAAAGTCTTCCAGCAGCTGTCTGCTCTTTGTAAACCCGGCACTCTTCTGTGCACCAACACCTCGGGGCTCGACGTGGACCACCTGGCCTCTCAAACCCGCAGCCCGGAGCTGGTGGTGGGGATGCACTTCTTCGCCCCTGCCCATGTCAtgaagctgctggaggtggTGTATGGATCCAAGTCCTCTCCTCAAGCCTTGGCCACTGCCATGCAGCTGGGAAAGAAAATGGGCAAAGTCAGTGTGGCTGTTGGAAACTGTCGGGGCTTTGTGGGGAACCGCATGCTGAAGCCTTACAGTGAGCAGGCCTTCTTCCTGCTAGAAGAGGGAGCCACGCCTGAGCTGGTAGATGGTGCACTGGAGGACTTTGGGTTCCCCATGGGCTTGTTCAGAATGTCTGACCTGTCTGGGCTGGACGTGGGCTGGAGGATCAGGAAGGCGGATGGGCTGGGAAAGTCTTCAGGGCAACAAGCAAGAATACGTCAAGGCAGCCGGTACAGCCCCCTGGGAGATTTCCTCTGTGAGCAGGGACGCTTTGGTCAGAAAACAGGAAGGGGTTGGTATCAGTACGACAAACCCGGCGGTCGAGTCGCCAGGCCTGATCCTTGGCTTCACAGCTTTCTGGAGGAGTACCGGGCCCAGCACGGCCTGGTGGCACGCCGCATAGACCACCAGGAGGTGCTGGAGCGTTGCCTCTACAGCCTGATCAATGAGGGCTTCCGCATACTGGAGGATGGCATTGCTGCAGGACCTGAAGAAATAGATATCATCTATGTGTTTGGCTACGGCTGGCCCCGGCACCGCGGAGGCCCCATGTTCTACGCCAGCATGGTGGGGCTGGAGAAGGTCCTGGCGAGGCTGGAGTTCTACCATGAGGCTCACCCCGACGTGCCTTACCTGCAGCCCTGCAACCTGCTGAAGAGGCTGGTGGCCAGTGGCAGCCCACCTGTCCACAAGTGGAGGGAAGTTGTGAAGAAACTCCACAGTCAGCTTTAA
- the ehhadh gene encoding peroxisomal bifunctional enzyme isoform X1, whose translation MAQLTRVSGSVGLITLQSPPVNALSAAVRQGIVDTVQRALSDPEVKSVVVCGQNGIFCGGADIKEFGTNMSGPPLVPMIHAIEVAHKPVVAAIEGSAFGGGLELALGCHYRIAHSKAKLGLPEVTLGLLPAAGGSQRLPRLIGVPAALDLITTGRHITAAEALKLGVVDQVTAHSTVDVAVKFALSVAGKPLDGRRISSLPCPRPPNMDALFEGVMKKVRQSARGAIAPIACVQAVRAAATLPYDQGMERERELMASLFTSSQARALQYSFFAQRAVARWSMPSGARWDTSKPRPVHKAAVIGLGTMGRGIAVALAQTGLSVVAVETQEKQLMAAKQEMSGMLERGAKRRGVAPALDKICYSPDIKAVADADLVIEAVFEDMALKEKVFQQLSALCKPGTLLCTNTSGLDVDHLASQTRSPELVVGMHFFAPAHVMKLLEVVYGSKSSPQALATAMQLGKKMGKVSVAVGNCRGFVGNRMLKPYSEQAFFLLEEGATPELVDGALEDFGFPMGLFRMSDLSGLDVGWRIRKADGLGKSSGQQARIRQGSRYSPLGDFLCEQGRFGQKTGRGWYQYDKPGGRVARPDPWLHSFLEEYRAQHGLVARRIDHQEVLERCLYSLINEGFRILEDGIAAGPEEIDIIYVFGYGWPRHRGGPMFYASMVGLEKVLARLEFYHEAHPDVPYLQPCNLLKRLVASGSPPVHKWREVVKKLHSQL comes from the exons ATGGCTCAGCTCACTCGTGTCTCAGGGTCCGTGGGTCTGATCACTCTGCAGAGTCCGCCTGTCAACGCGCTCAG TGCGGCGGTGAGACAGGGCATCGTTGACACGGTGCAGAGAGCACTCAGTGACCCAGAGGTGAAGTCGGTGGTTGTCTGTGGCCAGAATGGAATCTTCTGTGGGG GAGCCGACATCAAGGAGTTTGGGACGAACATGTCCGGGCCTCCACTTGTGCCGATGATCCACGCCATCGAGGTTGCACACAAACCGGTGGTGGCGGCCATAGAGGGGAGCGCTTTCGGAGGAGGGCTTGAGCTGGCACTTGGCTGCCATTATCGAATCGCACACTCCAAA GCCAAACTTGGTCTTCCAGAGGTGACACTGGGTCTGCTCCCAGCTGCAGGGGGATCCCAGCGTCTCCCAAGGCTCATCGGGGTCCCAGCTGCCTTAGACCTCATCACCACAG GCCGCCATATCACTGCCGCTGAGGCCCTGAAACTCGGAGTAGTGGATCAGGTTACTGCTCACAGCACCGTGGATGTAGCAGTGAAGTTTGCTCTGAGTGTGGCAG GAAAACCGCTGGATGGCCGTCGTATAAGCAGCTTACCGTGTCCTCGCCCGCCCAACATGGATGCTCTGTTTGAGGGCGTGATGAAGAAGGTGCGCCAGAGCGCCCGCGGAGCCATAGCACCGATTGCGTGTGTCCAGGCGGTCCGGGCGGCCGCCACCCTGCCCTATGATCAGGGCATGGAGCGGGAGAGAGAGCTGATGGCCAGTCTCTTCACCTCCAGCCAGGCCCGTGCCCTGCAGTACAGCTTCTTCGCTCAGAGGGCCGTCGCCAGGTGGAGCATGCCCAGTGGAGCCCGCTGGGACACGAGCAAGCCTAGGCCTGTGCATAAAGCAGCTGTCATCG GTCTTGGCACCATGGGGAGAGGCATAGCGGTGGCCCTGGCCCAGACGGGGTTGTCTGTGGTCGCGGTGGAGAcccaggagaagcagctgatggCGGCCAAGCAGGAGATGTCGGGCATGTTAGAGCGAGGGGCTAAGAGACGTGGCGTGGCCCCTGCGCTCGATAAGATCTGTTACAGCCCCGACATCAAGGCTGTGGCTGATGCCGACCTGGTCATCGAGGCTGTGTTTGAAGACATGGCTCTGAAGGAGAAAGTCTTCCAGCAGCTGTCTGCTCTTTGTAAACCCGGCACTCTTCTGTGCACCAACACCTCGGGGCTCGACGTGGACCACCTGGCCTCTCAAACCCGCAGCCCGGAGCTGGTGGTGGGGATGCACTTCTTCGCCCCTGCCCATGTCAtgaagctgctggaggtggTGTATGGATCCAAGTCCTCTCCTCAAGCCTTGGCCACTGCCATGCAGCTGGGAAAGAAAATGGGCAAAGTCAGTGTGGCTGTTGGAAACTGTCGGGGCTTTGTGGGGAACCGCATGCTGAAGCCTTACAGTGAGCAGGCCTTCTTCCTGCTAGAAGAGGGAGCCACGCCTGAGCTGGTAGATGGTGCACTGGAGGACTTTGGGTTCCCCATGGGCTTGTTCAGAATGTCTGACCTGTCTGGGCTGGACGTGGGCTGGAGGATCAGGAAGGCGGATGGGCTGGGAAAGTCTTCAGGGCAACAAGCAAGAATACGTCAAGGCAGCCGGTACAGCCCCCTGGGAGATTTCCTCTGTGAGCAGGGACGCTTTGGTCAGAAAACAGGAAGGGGTTGGTATCAGTACGACAAACCCGGCGGTCGAGTCGCCAGGCCTGATCCTTGGCTTCACAGCTTTCTGGAGGAGTACCGGGCCCAGCACGGCCTGGTGGCACGCCGCATAGACCACCAGGAGGTGCTGGAGCGTTGCCTCTACAGCCTGATCAATGAGGGCTTCCGCATACTGGAGGATGGCATTGCTGCAGGACCTGAAGAAATAGATATCATCTATGTGTTTGGCTACGGCTGGCCCCGGCACCGCGGAGGCCCCATGTTCTACGCCAGCATGGTGGGGCTGGAGAAGGTCCTGGCGAGGCTGGAGTTCTACCATGAGGCTCACCCCGACGTGCCTTACCTGCAGCCCTGCAACCTGCTGAAGAGGCTGGTGGCCAGTGGCAGCCCACCTGTCCACAAGTGGAGGGAAGTTGTGAAGAAACTCCACAGTCAGCTTTAA
- the tmem41aa gene encoding transmembrane protein 41A-A, protein MRSLVGLVAVVSAATVYLYCLSLSLPPGPRRPPAPPAAQGEHGDPAESPDSAGEVSRLKFPADLDELRELAELLKFYKTQHTGYVLLLFCSAYLYKQSFAIPGSSFLNILAGAIFGPYEGLLLACVLTTVGSTMCYLLSQAFGKNYIVNFFPDKVSMLQGKVKENKDCLFFFLLFLRFFPMTPNWFLNMSSPIVNIPITFFVGSVFIGLLPYNFICVQTGAMLSELSSLDDLFSWDRLLQLLAIACMALLPSALIRRVSQKRLKLDVRSQNGLVTDKKVQ, encoded by the exons ATGCGCTCACTGGTGGGACTCGTCGCTGTGGTCTCTGCAGCCACTGTCTACCTGTactgtctgtccctgtccctgcccCCGGGACCCCGCCGGCCCCCCGCTCCGCCCGCGGCCCAGGGTGAGCATGGGGACCCGGCAGAGAGCCCGGACAGCGCCGGGGAAGTCAGCAG GTTGAAGTTCCCTGCGGACCTGGACGAGCTGAGGGAACTGGCCGAGCTCCTGAAGTTTTACAAGACGCAGCACACTGGATATGTCCTGCTTCTCTTTTGTAGTGCTTATCTGTACAAGCAGTCATTTGCCATCCCTGGATCCTCGTTCCTG aaCATTCTTGCAGGAGCAATATTTGGACCATATGAAGGGCTGCTGCTGGCCTGTGTGCTCACCACCGTGGGCTCCACCATGTGCTACCTTCTGTCCCAGGCCTTTGGAAAAAACTACATCGTGAACTTCTTCCCTGATAAAGTCTCCATGCTGCAGGGGAAG GTGAAGGAGAACAAGGACTGtctgttcttcttcctgctcttcctAAGATTCTTTCCCATGACCCCAAACTGGTTTCTGAACATGTCCTCCCCGATTGTAAACATCCCCATCACCTTCTTTGTCGGCTCAGTCTTCATTG GTCTCCTGCCGTACAACTTCATCTGCGTTCAGACGGGCGCCATGCTGTCTGAGTTATCGTCCCTGGACGACTTGTTCTCCTGGGACcgactgctgcagctgctcgccATCGCCTGCATGGCCCTGCTGCCGAGCGCCCTCATCCGCCGCGTCAGTCAGAAACGTCTCAAACTGGACGTCCGGTCACAGAACGGACTTGTGACAGATAAGAAGGTCCAGTGA